The nucleotide window AGCCAGTAGGTCAGAGCGCCGTGGTTCTTGCCGTTGGGCGCGGGGCGCATTTCTTTGGCCAGTTCCAATGCACGGCACGCCGCCAGCAAGGTGTAGCCGTTAGGCTCGGGCAGCCAGCCGCTGGCTATGGTAGCCGCACGCGCGCCGCCTGCCTGGCTCTCCCATCCGGCCATGAGCGCCTCCGGGGGGGCCACGAGATGGCTGGGCTTGCGCCTGACCCGATCCGGTTCCAGGTCGCCGCGCACATCGTCCTCCACATCGCCATCGCCGCGGGCGGCGCCGCCCGAATGGCAGCTGTCTAGCACGACCGTAACGATGAGATCTCGGTCTACCAACCTTTTCAGCAACTCGGCCATTTCCAGGTCGCGCAGGTAGCGGTCTTCAGGTTCGTCCTTGTTCGCGATTTGGCCATAGTCTGTGGGCACCAGGGATTCATCCAGACCCTCCTGGCCTTTGATTTCGGGATATACCGTGATGGCCTGGCCGCCGTGGCCGGAGTAGTGGATGTAGACCTGGTCGCCGGCCTTGGGGCCGTCAGGCTTCGCTAACGCCTGCAGGGCGGCGATGATGTTGGCTTTGGTGGGCCACTGCTGGCGCGGCTCGTCGGGCACGACGCCGGAACCGCTGGCAGTGAGTCTGGTGATGCGCTCAGCCGGCACGTTGAGCCGCGTGCGCAAGAATTCATCCATCAGCAGAATGTCATTGACACAGCCGCTGAGGTTCTTGTACCTGGGTATATCAGCGATGGTCCTATCCATGTCCATGTAGCAGTCGACGCCGATCAGCAATGCCCAGATGGTGGGCGTGGGGGACGGGGTGGTCATTATGGTCTCCTTGGAAAGCAGGTGGTCCGTGTAGGGATGATGCGGATAGCGATTACCTGGCAGCGACCGGAGCGACTCGTACGAGGAAGCCGGCTGCGGCTGCCATCTCCGCGGCGCGGCGGGCGGCGGCCCCGGGGCCGGCCAGCAGAGCTGCAAAGGTCTCGAAGTCGTGGCGCCGGAGCGCCCGCAGCGCCTGGCTGTTGCGTCCGGGCGTGGCAATGAAATCGAACAATCCCAGGACTTGCATGCGCTGGCTGCTGGCAAGGCTCAGGAACATCTGCTCGGCTGAGGCATAGCCCAACAGATCGTGGTTGAAGCCCATGATGCCGGCTATGCCCATGCCTGTGGCCTCATAGGCGGCTTCTGATTCGAGTCGCCGGGCCTGCCGCAGCGCCGACCACTCCTCCGTCTGGCTGGCATGGACTTTGCGCCAGCCCGCTTCTGCGTCTGCGCGCCAGTATTGTTTCTGCCAGGGCCGGGCAGGGTCAGTGCGGAAGTAGTGGGCCAACGCGTCCGGCGCTGCCTGGCTGCGACCGAGGAAGTCCTGCACCTCGAAGCGAATCGTCAGCCGCCCGTCGTGATCGGTGGCTGGGTGCCGGGCAGAAAGAGCCAGAGCAGCCGTTGCTGCAGCCAGGCTGATTTCCAGTTCCCCAGCAATACCGGCCAGCAGACCGCTCCAACGGTTCCAGACACGTGCGACCTTACGCTCAATCGGGTTGGCGGCAAGCCGGAGCGAAATCTGGAATTCGGGCGGCAGTTGCTCGATGCCGCCCGTCAGACTGGGCAGACCAATGAGGAAGCCGCTGCCAGCCCCGCGCGTCCCTGCCCCGGCCCTTGTCAGCAGGTCGATCAGCATGGCGCGTTGGTTGTCGCTCAGGCTGGGCATGGCGGCGGGGTGCGGGCCGCGGTAAGGCTCACCGGCTACTTTGGCAAGTGCACCGAGCGTAAGACCATTTTCAGCCATCAGCTTCCAGCCGGAAAGATTGCTTGCCCGGATCACTTTGTCGAAAGCATTGATCACGTCCTGATTGGTGACGCCGCCCAGTTCGGAGAGAACTGGCGTCCCACCCGTGGGCCCGGGACCAGAGGGTGCAGGTGTTGTTCCGCCGCGAGTACGCAAGCTGAGACTCCTGACATCGTCAAAGGCAGGTTTGCGACCATTCTCACCCAGTGCGCCTGGGCGGTAGAGGCCATACCATTTGGGTGGGTCGGCGTCTTGCGCGTTGAAGTCCTGCGTGCAGAAGATGACGGCCAGATTGACATTCCAGCCGCCGTTCAGCAGCGTCTCCAGGGCAAAGGGCAAGCATTCGGCCTGACGCTGCTCGGGACCATGATTCGTGTACCAGCCCATCTCCGAGATGTAGAGCGGCTTATTGGGGCTGTCGCCGCTGGCGCGTATGGTTTTGCGCATCTCATCCAAATAGCGCGTGTAGGTGGCGCGGATCGCCTCCCTGTGTGGCAACCAGTCCCGATTCATCCCCTCCTCGACGTATAGGTGATAGCCGATGCCGTCGAAGGGGAAGGGTTTGCCCGGCTTGCCCCAGTCGAGATGCCGTTTGCCGAAGGCATAGACATCTGGCAGATAGTGGAGCGCCCCGCCGTTCTTGTTGGCAGCCGTCCCCTCCACCGGACCAGAGACGATCCTGATGTGGTTGAATTCAGGGCGCCGGCGCACCTCATGATAGATACGTTCCAGCATGATGGCGAACCAGCCGGGATGGACGAGGTTCTTGTCTCCACCCCACCAGCCATCCGGCTCGTTGAAGCTCTCCACGGCGGAAAGGCTGTTGCCGAACATCTCGAGGATGGCGATGAACGTCTCGACGTAGCGATCGATCCAGGGGTGGCTGCGCGAGGCGCCGGGTTCGCTGCGGAAAAGCTTGAGGATGTCGTACTCTGGCACCCTGACCGCCTCATGATTGATCAGGCCATAGATTTGCAGCCCTCGCCTGCGGTAGCCATCGACAAGCCCTGTGAAGGTCTCCCGCCAGGTGCGGCCCGCGTGCCGGGTCTGGTCATGCACTGACTGCCACGGCCCCAACTTGAAATTCAACCGCACCCAGCCCACGCGCGCATCGGCGATGAAGCCCGGGTCCGCCACCTGCCCGGCCAGATTGCCGTCGTCGTGGATCGGGCTGTTGGCGTCGATGCCGATCATGTCGGCCATGGTGTTCTCGACCCCGCGATCCCCCGCGCCCCGACTGCTCTCTGCCATCCCTTGGATCCAATCGAGGATCGCGATCGGTCTGCCTTCGT belongs to Caldilineales bacterium and includes:
- a CDS encoding caspase family protein; amino-acid sequence: MTTPSPTPTIWALLIGVDCYMDMDRTIADIPRYKNLSGCVNDILLMDEFLRTRLNVPAERITRLTASGSGVVPDEPRQQWPTKANIIAALQALAKPDGPKAGDQVYIHYSGHGGQAITVYPEIKGQEGLDESLVPTDYGQIANKDEPEDRYLRDLEMAELLKRLVDRDLIVTVVLDSCHSGGAARGDGDVEDDVRGDLEPDRVRRKPSHLVAPPEALMAGWESQAGGARAATIASGWLPEPNGYTLLAACRALELAKEMRPAPNGKNHGALTYWL
- a CDS encoding N-acetylmuramidase family protein, with product MNRNKLGFYIQVSKGVHDRITAIKPPVILMHAWDQGLLEEIRRFRSPDSFVIGRMDYVRIDGKQTPVADLVKGWLTEGDPEAHGRFFAEHILEDNFRLAQRAEGGRRLVDAWMSLNECVPGPASKEYRDDRAGVEARLRAYDRFQFGFRNKLMEQGVEAVAFNFAAGNFGAAEHYSDFFPLSLSTYTYLGFHEYGWPALSQELHPDAASSAGTYGPIVRRLAETQGRDYRVIITEAGLARMYKYQVDPPGDVGWLYPGEAINQESYRRSLEWYNERLNRDDFVLGACLFQVGHGGKWETFRHIGLDNEGRPIAILDWIQGMAESSRGAGDRGVENTMADMIGIDANSPIHDDGNLAGQVADPGFIADARVGWVRLNFKLGPWQSVHDQTRHAGRTWRETFTGLVDGYRRRGLQIYGLINHEAVRVPEYDILKLFRSEPGASRSHPWIDRYVETFIAILEMFGNSLSAVESFNEPDGWWGGDKNLVHPGWFAIMLERIYHEVRRRPEFNHIRIVSGPVEGTAANKNGGALHYLPDVYAFGKRHLDWGKPGKPFPFDGIGYHLYVEEGMNRDWLPHREAIRATYTRYLDEMRKTIRASGDSPNKPLYISEMGWYTNHGPEQRQAECLPFALETLLNGGWNVNLAVIFCTQDFNAQDADPPKWYGLYRPGALGENGRKPAFDDVRSLSLRTRGGTTPAPSGPGPTGGTPVLSELGGVTNQDVINAFDKVIRASNLSGWKLMAENGLTLGALAKVAGEPYRGPHPAAMPSLSDNQRAMLIDLLTRAGAGTRGAGSGFLIGLPSLTGGIEQLPPEFQISLRLAANPIERKVARVWNRWSGLLAGIAGELEISLAAATAALALSARHPATDHDGRLTIRFEVQDFLGRSQAAPDALAHYFRTDPARPWQKQYWRADAEAGWRKVHASQTEEWSALRQARRLESEAAYEATGMGIAGIMGFNHDLLGYASAEQMFLSLASSQRMQVLGLFDFIATPGRNSQALRALRRHDFETFAALLAGPGAAARRAAEMAAAAGFLVRVAPVAAR